In Yarrowia lipolytica chromosome 1F, complete sequence, a genomic segment contains:
- a CDS encoding uncharacterized protein (Compare to YALI0F23287g, weakly similar to uniprot|P06243 Saccharomyces cerevisiae YDL017w CDC7 protein kinase P108.1.f3.4 Cell division control protein 7): MLRDVSKSTLNIMEAGATDTCGRDGDGLHDARSQVEPQHVDYAINDDSVIPDSECEQEVLNTDYVGGVSKSHRQGHQGGVVEDTTFSDLLEMNINFAPGSMEVGELRTEEVTPEVEECFRGFERQMMSHVSHSNVSHSNVSHSNVSHNSMLGSYPIQSHCGSIGQSLGYFASEELTEVEKGTIHDEREQEQKQEQEQKQEQEQEEQMEEGNEEQSNEQPVTEQSESVSGSEEGQEVEASEAGVLAVIEDEVRENGEPGGAGDSSHAIEITSTSPSKIEIAIEDEGEGEDEDEDEGEAEVDEEAEEVEDELEAESETTPKVSASENEFSHTSHFETPAAETPKHDEEVIAVEADQDVSMMNVSMDRTNHDVSMAETTAVVNTTSGDTTVTDEASTALTAPTTHTHAEDTASQATVSRESSAQVGATLGTSAKPEETEGDTTVTVTASATPENTGMDEGPPVLSLLDVDGDVHMEMQEANGEVNERDTHGEDTHEEEEEMTGEDGDELADGEDYDMAGEADEQPQKQTITETAPTVSPVASFPALPMNTARLTREHKTIPGEVTPEAKLIPGEVPGEKRLIPGEKPVAGSTKKPIPGEILSAKRPLLDETPVSRSAPTVATSKLIPGEVPRNTSSSSSSASKILQPTPRVALSMKPPESLVSSVRASSQPPRQLTPIPNLSHSDALPEDPTDQARQALARKRPLPKRPQGRKISHETTLELQNFELSCKGLSDHYRLLDKVGEGTFSSVYLAEDIHYDLKREFAARKKQNQSSSHWKSPPLNSKKRIRLLERSNTDIHRGPLVAIKRIYVTSSPKRILNEIKILDALSGYDNISPLLKVMRHEDQILAVLPYFEHQDFRSLYKTGSKTDIRIYITQLCQALKFVHSKDIIHRDIKPTNFLYDRHRRYGVLVDFGLAEVQSFSTSNPCVCVSQENQKRILGSAWELKPKGSYEKNDVRSGRRSNRAGTRGFRAPEVLFKCTCQTTQIDMWSVGVILLSFLCKTLPFFMSHDDADALVELCSIFGRQAMHQTGLLHGAFLELQIPKLRSTGLPFERVLLQAGCPEEWARDPVVIDFLSNTMKLDHHHRFSAEKALAHEFCQRAYEEDDYVDV, from the coding sequence ATGCTCCGAGACGTGAGCAAGTCGACTCTCAACATTATGGAAGCAGGTGCCACGGACACGTGTGGGCGCGACGGCGACGGACTCCACGACGCTCGCTCGCAGGTCGAGCCACAACACGTGGACTACGCCATCAACGACGACTCGGTGATACCCGACTCGGAGTGCGAGCAGGAGGTGCTCAACACGGACTACGTCGGCGGCGTGAGCAAGTCCCACAGACAGGGCCATCAAGGGGGTGTGGTGGAAGACACCACGTTCAGCGATCTTCTGGAAATGAACATCAACTTTGCCCCGGGATCCATGGAGGTGGGCGAGTTGCGGACGGAGGAAGTCACGcccgaggtggaggagtgtTTTCGGGGTTTTGAGCGCCAAATGATGAGCCACGTGAGCCACAGCAACGTGAGCCACAGCAACGTGAGCCACAGCAACGTGAGCCACAACTCCATGCTCGGAAGCTATCCGATCCAGAGCCACTGTGGATCCATAGGCCAGAGCCTAGGGTATTTCGCCAGTGAGGAACTGACTGAGGTGGAAAAAGGGACCATTCATGATGAGCGGGAGCAGGAACAGAAGCAAGAACAGGAACAGAAGCAAgagcaggaacaggaggagcagatggaggagggtAATGAAGAACAGAGCAACGAACAGCCCGTGACTGAACAGTCGGAGTCTGTTAGTGGAAGCGAGGAGGGTCAGGAGGTTGAGGCAAGTGAAGCTGGTGTTCTAGCTGTCATTGAAGATGAAGTTAGAGAGAATGGCGAGCCTGGTGGAGCGGGCGATTCTTCTCATGCCATTGAAATCACATCTACTAGTCCTTCCAAGATCGAGATTGCTATTGAAGATGAAGGTGAaggtgaagatgaagatgaagatgaaggtgAGGCTGAAGTAGACGAAGAGGCAGAAGAAGTCGAAGACGAGCTAGAAGCCGAGTCAGAGACTACGCCAAAGGTTTCTGCGTCCGAAAACGAGTTCTCACACACATCGCACTTTGAAACTCCAGCAGCTGAGACTCCAAAACACGACGAGGAGGTTATCGCAGTTGAAGCCGATCAAGACGTGTCCATGATGAACGTGAGCATGGACCGAACCAACCACGATGTGAGCATGGCAGAAACAACTGCAGTGGTCAACACCACTAGTGGAGATACTACTGTCACAGACGAAGCTTCTACAGCTCTAACAGCACCcactacacacacacatgcAGAAGACACTGCATCGCAGGCTACTGTTTCGCGTGAGTCGTCAGCCCAAGTTGGAGCAACTCTCGGAACAAGTGCCAAGCCCgaagaaacagaaggagATACAACAGTCACTGTGACGGCCTCTGCTACTCCAGAGAACACAGGTATGGACGAGGGTCCTCCTGTCCTATCTCTCTTGGACGTAGATGGTGATGTCCATATGGAGATGCAAGAGGCCAATGGTGAGGTTAATGAGCGCGATACACATGGGGAGGATACAcatgaggaggaggaggagatgacaGGGGAGGACGGCGACGAGCTGGCAGATGGCGAAGACTACGATATGGCAGGCGAAGCAGACGAGCAaccacagaaacagactATTACAGAGACTGCTCCAACAGTGTCACCGGTTGCATCTTTCCCAGCACTTCCCATGAACACAGCTAGACTTACTCGGGAACACAAGACGATTCCCGGTGAGGTAACACCAGAAGCCAAATTGATTCCAGGTGAAGTTCCTGGTGAGAAGCGTCTCATTCCTGGTGAGAAGCCTGTTGCCGGTTCTACGAAGAAGCCCATCCCAGGAGAGATTCTATCTGCCAAACGACCTCTTCTTGACGAGACTCCCGTGTCTCGATCAGCTCCCACTGTTGCCACATCTAAACTCATTCCTGGAGAGGTTCCTCGAAacacatcatcatcatcatcatctgcATCTAAGATTCTTCAGCCGACACCACGAGTGGCATTGTCAATGAAGCCTCCGGAGTCGCTGGTTTCGAGTGTTCGAGCATCgtctcagcctcctcgtcagCTGACTCCCATTCCCAATCTTTCGCATTCCGACGCTCTTCCAGAAGACCCTACCGACCAGGCTCGACAGGCTCTGGCTCGAAAAAGACCTCTCCCCAAGCGTCCCCAGGGCCGTAAGATCTCTCACGAGACCActctggagctgcagaaCTTCGAGTTGTCTTGCAAGGGTCTTTCTGATCACTATCGGCTTCTGGACAAGGTTGGCGAGGGTACTTTCTCCTCAGTCTACCTTGCCGAAGACATTCATTACGACCTCAAGCGTGAATTTGCTGCTCGGAAGAAGCAGAACCAGTCGTCCAGCCACTGGAAGTCTCCCCCTTTGAACTCCAAGAAGCGGATTCGATTGCTGGAGCGTTCAAACACAGATATCCATCGGGGTCCACTTGTGGCCATCAAGCGCATCTACGTGACGTCTTCGCCCAAACGAATTCTTAACGAAATCAAGATTCTTGACGCGCTCTCAGGCTACGACAATATATCGCCACTGTTAAAGGTGATGCGCCATGAGGACCAAATTCTCGCGGTACTGCCGTACTTTGAGCATCAGGATTTTCGGTCGCTGTACAAAACCGGCTCCAAGACGGACATCCGTATTTATATTACCCAGCTGTGCCAGGCCCTCAAGTTTGTGCATTCCAAGGACATCATCCACCGAGACATCAAGCCTACCAACTTCCTCTACGACCGTCACCGACGGTACGGGGTGCTGGTGGACTTTGGACTGGCAGAAGTGCAGTCATTTTCGACGTCCAATCcctgtgtgtgtgtttctCAGGAAAACCAGAAACGTATTTTGGGCTCGGCGTGGGAGCTCAAGCCCAAGGGCTCATACGAGAAGAACGACGTGCGGTCTGGCCGGCGAAGCAACCGAGCAGGTACTCGAGGCTTTCGAGCCCCCGAGGTGCTGTTCAAGTGCACCTGCCAGACGACCCAGATCGACATGTGGTCCGTGGGCGTGATCTTGCTGTCATTCCTGTGCAAGACTCTGCCTTTCTTCATGTCGCACGACGATGCTGATGCTCTGGTGGAGCTATGCAGCATTTTTGGCCGCCAGGCTATGCACCAGACGGGTCTTCTACATGGTGCttttcttgagctccagatCCCCAAACTGCGAAGTACAGGCCTGCCGTTTGAGCGGGTTCTGTTACAAGCTGGATGCCCCGAGGAGTGGGCTCGAGATCCGGTGGTGATTGATTTTCTCAGCAACACCATGAAGCTGGATCACCACCATCGGTTTTCCGCCGAGAAGGCTTTGGCCCATGAGTTTTGCCAGCGTGCCTATGAGGAGGATGATTACGTAGACGTATAA
- a CDS encoding uncharacterized protein (Compare to YALI0F23309g, weakly similar to wi|NCU06498.1 Neurospora crassa NCU06498.1 hypothetical protein, similar to Saccharomyces cerevisiae CWC21 (YDR482C); ancestral locus Anc_8.503), whose product MSYNGIGLSTPRGSATSGHIQTNISNRAFQSTNHRGEFAHHEMTDEQDKRLNKKLDRDYAADRQADVELLEHERKRKVEVACMELQDKLEEEGQKGEEEIEEEVNTLRRQLTLKMARELDVRTTIVSADREALRKNYHKAAVIKQQEMDRMRDAFDTTKNLDDRGRDRPRNRQRQNREKSPVRDTRRSRSARERSPSRRGRRPRRYSVTEDVRTSEVISERQGSGSPCRRADSRSRSRSPERGSRRKSYRERSRSRSRERSERRGRRDSVREREQDRSRSPLPY is encoded by the coding sequence ATGTCGTACAACGGAATAGGTCTGTCCACTCCCCGTGGATCGGCTACTTCGGGTCATATTCAGaccaacatctccaacagaGCGTTTCAGAGCACTAACCACAGAGGCGAATTTGCACACCATGAGATGACGGACGAGCAAGACAAACGATtgaacaagaagctggacaGAGACTACGCAGCTGACCGACAGGCTGAcgtggagctgctggaacatGAGCGAAAACGCAAGGTGGAGGTAGCATGCATGGAGCTCCAGGAcaagttggaggaggagggacagaagggagaggaggagattgaagaggaggtgaaCACCCTGAGACGTCAGCTGACACTCAAGATGGCTCGGGAACTCGATGTGAGAACCACCATTGTTTCTGCGGATCGAGAAGCTCTGCGAAAGAACTACCACAAGGCAGCCGTCATCAAACAGCAGGAAATGGATCGAATGAGAGACGCCTTTGATACCACAAAGAACCTGGATGACCGAGGACGTGACCGGCCACGAAACCGACAGCGACAAAATCGAGAAAAGTCGCCCGTCAGGGACACAAGACGATCTAGAAGTGCTCGAGAACGATCTCCCTCCCGAAGAGGAAGACGTCCAAGACGGTACTCTGTTACTGAAGATGTGAGAACCTCTGAGGTGATTTCTGAGCGACAGGGATCAGGATCGCCATGCCGGAGAGCTGACTCTCGATCCAGATCTAGAAGTCCCGAGAGAGGCTCCCGACGAAAAAGCTACAGAGAAAGATCTCGATCTCGATCCCGAGAAAGAagtgagagaagaggaagacgagacaGCGTCAGAGAGAGGGAGCAAGACAGATCTCGATCTCCATTACCCTACTAG
- a CDS encoding uncharacterized protein (Compare to YALI0F23353g, no similarity), whose translation MSMTMTYSQSVSGGTPYIVNKQYIGAIGICHATGGSTNTYVNNLLHRCNYMPGKETNGFKINYDNDTSLYVFHGSAVNLASYCEHMVVLCEGDMSTKVLALAKLFVFFKVESITWVCEPSDLENVRRVVNEHLEGKTKLQSHFSYPTEYVGPLFKISGGEQTKKNLRKRLMPSFGQDPRFDIISVKPGNLIFGRVSQGSIKAGDKIFMGRHGPPVCFHVESITGGKQTLIANEFAELQVNCPVTLKAGDLIEPFKAPLRDIPYMEWGHTKQRFDTIYMHRGAATVPLLVDQMNRQVTFQNDKQALLMSALGRYCLSLDKEGLVGVTRMSAGAGYSEHD comes from the coding sequence ATGTCCATGACAATGACTTACAGCCAGTCTGTATCTGGCGGAACCCCCTACATCGTCAACAAGCAATACATTGGTGCTATCGGTATCTGCCACGCCACTGGAGGCTCCACGAACACCTATGTGAACAACCTGCTTCATCGATGCAACTACATGCCCGGTAAGGAAACCAACGGATTCAAGATTAACTACGACAACGACACGTCTCTGTATGTCTTCCACGGTTCGGCCGTCAACCTGGCATCATACTGCGAGCATATGGTTGTTCTGTGCGAGGGCGATATGTCTACCAAGGTTCTTGCTCTGGCCAAGCTATtcgtcttcttcaaggTGGAGTCCATCACCTGGGTCTGTGAGCCCTCAGACCTCGAGAATGTGCGACGAGTCGTCAACGAGCATCTTGAGGGGAAGACCAAGCTCCAGTCGCACTTCTCCTATCCTACTGAGTACGTTGGTCCTCTGTTTAAGATTTCTGGCGGTGagcagaccaagaagaacctgCGAAAGCGACTCATGCCCTCATTTGGCCAGGATCCCCGCTTCGACATCATTTCCGTGAAGCCCGGAAACCTCATCTTTGGCCGAGTCTCCCAGGGCTCCATCAAGGCGGGCGATAAGATCTTCATGGGTCGACATGGTCCTCCTGTGTGCTTCCACGTTGAGTCCATCACTGGAGGCAAGCAGACTCTGATTGCCAACGAGTTTGCAGAGCTCCAGGTCAACTGCCCTGTGACTCTTAAAGCCGGAGATCTTATCGAGCCCTTCAAGGCACCTCTCCGGGACATTCCCTACATGGAGTGGGGCCACACTAAGCAGAGATTCGATACCATTTACATGCATCGAGGCGCCGCCACCGTGCCACTGTTGGTGGATCAGATGAACCGACAGGTGACCTTCCAGAACGATAAGCAGGCTCTTCTCATGTCTGCTCTCGGCAGATATTGTCTGAGTCTCGATAAGGAGGGTCTGGTAGGAGTCACCCGAATGTCTGCTGGCGCTGGATACAGCGAGCATGACTAG